TTCGGCGCCTGCTGCAAAGCGGCCTGCGCGGCGACGTGATCGCCGCCGACGGACGCCCGGCGCTGTTGCACGCCCTGGACAAGCCCGACCTGGACATCGCTCGGCTGTTGCTGGCCCATGGCGCCCGCCCACAAGGTCAATACAACGGCCGCACCCAGGTGTTCCTGGCCATGCGCCGCGACCTCAAGGACAACCCGGACCTGAGCCAGGCCAAACGCCTCAACTTCCTGCTGCAGGCCGGCGCCGCCATCGATGAACAGGATGCCCAGGGCGGCACCGTGCTGCAGGCAATGGCCAAGGAGCGCGACGACATCGAGCGCTTCAATTGGCTGTTGCAACACCCGCAGGACCTCGACAAACGCAGCGGGCCAGACGGCGAAACCGCGCTGTTCCTGGCGCTCAAGGGCGGCAACTACGCCGCCGCCAGAGAACTGATAAAGGCCGGTGCCAACCTCAACCTGAGCTACGGCCGCAATGCTTGCGCAGGGCAGCCGATTCGCGAAAGCCTGCTGATGATCGTCGCCGAACAGGGCTCGCCCGAGGTCATCAATCCCTGGGTCAGCCAGCAACAGAGCCTGGACATGTTCACCCTGCTGCTGGAAAAAGGCGCCGACCCCAACCTCGGCCGCTACTGCAAGAACAACGGCTACACCTGGCTGCTGGAGATCATGGCCCGGCGCAAGCGCGACGACATGCTCAAGGTGCTGCAAGGCTTTGCGCCACCACCGCCGGCGACGGCGTTTCGTCTTTGACGCGTGGCGCCCGCTGCGCCCCTGAAACAAAGCCCGGCACAACGGCGCCGATTGCATTACATTGCCGGGCTTTCTACCGGCAAGGGACTGCAACGTTGAAGCTACTCTCAGGCGCCATCGCCCGGCGCATCGGCATTCGCGGGCTTGGCCTGGCGCTGGCACTGCTGACGGCCGCCCCCGTGGCCCAGGCCTTCGACCTGGACCTGGCCTGGTTCAAATGGTCGGGAATGCGCCGCAACTTCGTCCTCGACTCCCCGGAAACCGCCACCCTGGAGCTCAAGCCGTTCCCCCTGCCGGGCCTGGAGCGGGTGCCGCTGCGGATTGTCCTGAGCCAGTACCGCGGGCTGTTCTACTTCAATGCCTACCAGGACCTGAAGTACCGGGAACGGATCTACAAGTCGCCGCCGGTGGCCCTGTTCAGCCCCAAAGAGCTGCGGGCCTGTGTAGCCCCGGGCGATGACATCCCGGTCAGTGACATCTGGCCCACGAGCAACACCCTGGTCCCCGGCATCAGCCTGACGCCCCTGAGCTTCCAGTGTAAGGAGCCATCCGAGTGGCAACTTAGCGGGCGCTACCTGCTGGTCGACCAGCGCGATCCGCAGCACCCGCTGCTGGCCATCAGTCACCGCCGGGACCTGAGCCAGATGGAATTCACCCCCCTGCAACCCATCAGCGAGGAAACCGGGCAGCAATGGTTGCAGGCCCTGGAGACATTCCCGCGGTGGTTCCGCCCCTTCACCCAAGGCCGCGGGCCGATCACCATCAACGCCTATGTGCCAGCGCCAGCCTCGAACCCGGACAGTCTCTGGAAAGAGTTCCGCGCGCTGCACGAACAACTGCGCACGGCCAAGGACAAACTGCCGGGCATCCGCGCAGTGGAAGACTTCTTCGTCGTCCATGACTTTCGCAGCATCGCCAGCGATCGCCGCGAATACCCCGGCCTGCTGAATGACATCGCCTTCTGGGCCAGCCAGGCCGGTCAGCTGCAAACTGCCCGCCCCTGGCTCCAGGAAGTGCTGCGCCGCGACCCTGGACGCATGCCGACCTACCTCAACCTGGCGGACCTGGACTGGGCGCTGTTCGAACAGCGGCCATTGGACAACGCCCATCAGGGCCGGGCCATCGAGGGCTATCGGGTGTATTGCGGCCTGCGCCTGCGACGCCAGATGAGCATCCCGCCCCGGGTCCTGCAGCGCCTGGGCCTGAGCGCCGCCAACCCACAGGCGTGCCAGGGCTTCTGGCCGCTGGTGGACGCGGTGGATGCCGGCGACCTGACCCAAGTGCAGCGCCTGCTGGCCAGCGGCATCAGCGGCGAGGTCATGGCCGACGATGGCCGCAGCGCCCTGTTGCACGCCCTGGACGCGCCGCACCTGGACATCGCCAGGCTGCTCCTGGAGCACGGCGCCCACACCAGCGGCCTGTACAACTGGACCACCCTGGCGACCCTGGCCATGCGCCGCGATCTGGGCGACAGCCCCGACCTGAGCCAGGGCGGACGCCTGAAGTTCCTCATCAAGGCCGGTGTCGCCCTCGACGAACCCGACAGCCAGGGCGTGACGCCCCTGATGCAGATGGCCGAGAACAAGCGCAGCCTGCAAGGCTTCACTTGGCTGCTGCAACACCCGCAAAACCTCGACCGGCGCACAACCGACAATGGTGAAACCGCGCTGTATCGGGCGTTTTCGGGCAACAACCAGGTGGCCATGAGGCAGCTGATAGAGGCCGGTGCCAACCTCAACCTGAGCTACGGCCGCGGCACCTGCTACAACCAGCCCGTCGGCGAAAGCCTGCTGACCCTGGTGGCCGACAAGACCTCCGCCGACGCCCAGTCGCCCTCCGTCAGCCAGCAGGACACCCTGGAGCTGTTCGCCCTGCTGCTGGAGAAAGGCGCCGACCCGACTGTCGGCCAGCACTGCGAGAAAAAGGGCTACACCCTGTTGCTGGAAGCCATCGCCCGGAACAAACGCGAGGACATGCTCAAGGTGCTGCAGCGCTACGTTCCCGCCCCACCTGCCGGCTGAGATCCGTGGCGCCCCGCAATGGGGCGCCGCGCCTCTTTAAGGGGCGAATTTCGGTCAAACACTTTGGCCAGATCGATCCCCTTTTGGCCGCTCCTGCCGTTCTCCGAAACCCCGCGCCCCGCAAGACTGTGAGCCACCGAATCAGCCTGCGGAGAACAAGAAAATGCTGACGATCTACTCGGACGATCACCACCTGCACCACGGCCGTTGTGAACTCATCGACGGGCAACTGATGCCCTGTTTCGAAATGCCTTCCCGGGCCGACCACGTGCTGGACCGGGTGCAACAGCGCAACCTCGGTCCGGTCGAGGCACCCAGGGACTTCGGCCTGGAGCCTATCGAGCGCATCCACAGCCGGGCCTACCTGGACTTCTTCAAGGGCGCCTGGGAACGCTGGGCGGCACAGGGCATCGACGGCGACCTGCTGCCCTACACCTGGCCGGCGCGCACCCTGCGCAGCGTGATTCCCACCAGCCTCCACGGCCAGTTGGGCTACTACAGCTTCGACGGCGGCGCGCCGATCACCGCCGGCACCTGGCAGGCGGCCTACAGCGCAGCACAGGTGGCGCTGACCGCCCAGGCCCATATCCAGAACGGCGCCCACAGCGCCTTCGCCCTGTGCCGGCCACCGGGACACCACGCCGCCAGCGACCTGATGGGCGGTTACTGCTACCTGAACAACGCTGCCATCGCCGCCCAGGCGTTCCTCGACCAGGGCCACCGGAAAGTCGCGATCCTCGATGTCGACTACCACCACGGCAACGGCACCCAGTCGATTTTCTATGAGCGCAGCGACGTGCTCTTCACCTCGATCCACGGCCACCCGGAAGCCGAGTTCCCGTTCTTCCTGGGCTATGCCGACGAATGCGGCGAAGGCGCCGGGGAAGGTTTCAACTTCAACTACCCACTGGCCGCCGGCAGCGGCTGGGACCTGTGGAGCGCGGCCCTGGAGCAGGCCTGCGACGAGATCCAGCGCTTTGGCGCCGACATCATCGTGGTGTCCCTGGGCGTGGACACCTTCAAGGACGACCCGATCTCGCAATTCAAACTCGACAGCCCGGATTACCTGGCCATGGGCAAGCGCATCGCCGCCCTCGGCAAGCCGACGCTGTTCGTCATGGAAGGCGGTTACGCGGTAGCAGAAATCGGCATCAACGCCGTGAACGTTCTCGAAGGTTTTCAAAGCGCCCAGTGAGGGATTCGCATCATGCAAAGACTCAAACGCTTAGTGATTCCCGCCCTGTGCGCCAGCCTGCTGGGCACCGCCGCCCACGCCGAAGAGCGCACGCTGCGGGTGTACAACTGGTTCGACTACATCACCCCCAAGGCCCTGGAGGATTTCAAGGCGCAGAACAGCCAGGTGAAGCTGGTCTACGACATCTTCGACACCAACGAAGCCCTGGAGGCCAAGCTGCTGACCGGCAACTCCGGGTATGACGTGGTGGTGCCGTCCAACGTGTTCCTGGCCAAGCAGATCGAGGCCGGGGTGTTCCAGCCCCTGGACCGCAGCAAGCTGCCCAACTGGAACCACCTGGACCCCAAGCTGATGAAGCTGATCGAGGCCAACGACCCGGGCAACCAATTCGCCGTGCCCTACATGTACGGCACCATCCTGATCGGCTTCAACCCGGACAAGGTCAAGGCCGCCCTGGGCGACCAGGCGCCGGTGGACAGCTGGGACCTGATCTTCAAGGAAGAGAACATCAGCAAGCTCAAGCAGTGCGGCGTGGCCCTGCTGGATTCGCCGTCGGAAATCCTGCCCCTGGCCCTGCAGCACCTGGGCCTGGACCCCAACAGCAAGAAGCCGGCGGACTACGAGAAAGCTGAAGCGCTGCTGATGAAGATTCGCCCGTACATCACCTACTTCCATTCGTCCAAGTACATGGCCGACATCGCCAACGGCGACATCTGCGTGGCCGTGGGTTATTCGGGGAGCTTCTCCCAGGCCGCCAACCGCGCCAAGGAGGCCAAGAACGGCGTGACCGTGGACATGCGCCTGCCCAAGGAAGGCGCGCCGATCTGGTTCGACATGCTGGCGATCCCCAAGGGCGCCAAGGATCCGCAAGACGCCTACACTTTCATCAACTACCTGCTGCAACCCCAGGTGATCGCCCCGGTCAGCGACTTTGTCGGTTACCCGAACCCGAACAAGGACGCCACGGAGCTGGTGGACCCTTCGATCCGCAACAACCCCAACCTGTATCCGACAGCAGCGGCGATGAACACCCTGTATACCCTGCAGCCGCTGCCCCGTGATGCGGAGCGGGCGCGGACCCGGGCCTGGACCAAGATCAAGTCCGGCACCTGACCCTCATCCAGGACGGGAACCGCGCTCCCTGTGGCGAGCGAGCTTGCTCGCGCTGGATGGCGCAGCAAGCCCAAGAGCGGTTTCCCGGTTCTGCCTGATACACCGCACAGCCGGCTTTACGACCGCTGCGCGGCCGAGCGGGAGCACGCTCCCTCGCCACGAAAAGTGCTCAGCAGCCGCTGAGGCCTTGGGGGCTGCGCTCTGCGGCGAAGAACCAGGGCCGCAGGCGCACGCCGACGCCGTTGCCGATAAAGGCCGCCACCAACCACAGCCAGCCATGCAGGCTGCCGGAGGCGATGCCGCTGAAGTAGGCGCCGATGTTGCAGCCATAGGCCAGGCGCGAGCCGTAGCCCAGCAGCAGCCCGCCGATCACCGCCGCCACCAGGGAACGGGCGGGGATCTTCAGGCTCGGGGCAAAACGTCCCGCCAGTCCCGCTGCCAACAAGGCCCCCAGGACGATGCCGATGTCCATGACGCTGGTGATGTCCTGCCACACCGGGGCCGCCAGGGCCTTGGCATTCGCCGCACTCTGCCAGAACACCCAACTGCCCACGTCCACGCCCAAGCCACTGGCGACTTTCGCCCCCCACAGGGCGAACGCCGAGGTGATGCCCCACGGGCGCCCGGCCAGGGCCAGGGTGGCGAAGTTGAGCAACGCCAGGGCCACCGCGCCCCAGACCAGCGGCCAGGGGCCGCGCAGCAGGCGGCGCCAGCCCTGGTGCGGGCTGGCGACCGGGGCTTCGAGGCGGCCATGGCGGCGCTTTTCCAGGGTCTGGGTGAGCAAGGCGATCAGCGCGAACAGGCACAGGCTCAAGCCCAGGGCCGGGCCGACGCCGAAGCTCTGGACGATGGAAATCGGCGGCAGCGACGGCAGGGCGAACCACCAGTCCACATGCTGGGTGGCGAGCAGCGAACCGCAGATGAAGAACGCCAGGGTCACCAGCATCCGCGCATTGCCGCCGCCGACGGTGAACAGGGTGCCCGACGCGCAGCCGCCACCCAGTTGCATGCCGATACCGAAGATAAAGGCGCCGACGATCACCGACACCCCGGCCGGCGCCACCAGCCCCACCACCGGCTGGCCGAACAGGCTGCCCGCCCCCAGCGCCGGGAAAAACAGCAACACCGCCAGGGCCAGCATGACCATCTGCGCCCGCAGGCCGGCGCCACGCCGATCACGGATAAACACCCGCCAGGCCGAGGTGAAACCAAAGGCCGCGTGATACAGGGTCAACCCCAGGGCCGCCCCCAGCAGCAACAGCAGCACCTGCCGAGCCCCGACCTGGACCTGCAGGAACAAGGCGCCAAGCACCAACAGCAGCAAGGCGCACAGCGGGGCGCCGAACTTGCGTTCAGGCGCCAGGGAGAGGGTCTGGCTCATGGGAATGCTCGGGCAGGAAAGGACCCGCGAGTATACCCGCTCAAACCCTCCAGGCCTGGCGCAAACGCCCCAGCGCAGCCTGGATATCGGCTTCGGGCACCGCAGCAAAACCCAGCACCAGTCCGGCCCGCCGATCCTCGGGCAAGGCCGTTTGCGGCAACCAGTAGGTGCTCAGGCCGTTGACCTCGACATCGACACTGGCCGCCTGCTCCAGCAGTTGCTGCTCCCGGGCCAGGCTGTCCACGCGCACTGTCAGGTGCAAACCTGCGGCCACCGTGGGCAGCGGCCCGACGCCCGGGATCGCCTCGGGCCAGCCGGCGAGCAAGGTGTTGCGCCGGCTCAGGGCGGCGCGGCGCATGCGCCGGATATGCCGCTGGAAGTGCCCGGCGGCCATGAACTCGGCCATCACCGCCTGGGTGCTGACTTCGGAATGGCGCACATCCACCGCCCGGCGCCGGGCAAAGGCCTGCACCAGATGCGGCGGCAACACCAGGTAGCCCAGGCGCAGTGCCGGGAACGCGACCTTGCCGAAGGTGCCGACATAGATCACCCGTCCCTGCCGGTCCAGCGCCGCCAGCGGGGCCAGGGGCGCGCCGCTGTAGCGGTATTCGCCGTCGTAGTCGTCCTCGACGATCCAGCCTCCACTGCGCTCGGCCCAGGCCAGCAACTCCAGGCGCCGGGCCAGGCTCATGATCACCCCGGTGGGGTACTGATGGGACGGGGTGACATAGGCCAGGCGGCAGTGCTCCAGTTGCTCCAGCTGACGGCAGTCGATGCCTTCCTGGTCCACCGCCACGCCCTGCAGTCGCGCCCCGGCCACGGCAAAGGCGTGACCCGCCGCCCGATAGCCGGGGTTTTCCACAGCCACCACGTCACCGGGCTCCACCAGCAGCTGTGCACAAAGACTGATGCCCTGTTGCGCACCACTGGTGATCACAATTTGTTCAGCGGTGCACTGCAGCCCTCGGGCACTGCGCAGGTAAGCGGCGATCAGGCCGCGCAGCCGCGAATCGCCGGCGGAGTCGCCGTAGCACAGCTGGTGCAGGTTCGGCCTGCGCCAGAAAGCCGCATTCAGCTTGGCCCAGACCTCGAACGGGAACAGATCGAAAGCCGGCACGCCGACCCGAAAAGCCCGCGGCGGACCACTGGGCGGCGTACTCAGATGGTGCTCTTGCAGGCGCTGCACACCACTGCTGTGGATAACTTTACTGGATGCATCACCAGTTATTTCCGTCGATTTTGTGGATAACCCTGTGGGCAAGCCTGTTGACAACCCTGTGGATACTTTTGTGGATAGTTTTTTGATGGGTAACCGTGTTTCCGGCAATTGGGCCACGTAGGTGCCATCGCCGACCCGCCCTTCGATAAACCCCTCGGCATACAGCTGGTCATAGGCGCGCACCACGCTGTTGCGGGAAATCCCCAGCGCCGCCGCCAGGTCGCGGCTGGCCGGCAAGCGCGTGCCGCTGGCCAGGCGCCCGTCCAGCACCCGCAGGCGCAGGGCCTGGTACAGCTGGCGGCTAAGGCCCTGGCGCCGATCCAGCTGGATCCCGGCAGGGTTGAAAGACAGCGGAGGCAAGGCACTGTTCATCGCGGGGCACCCGGGAATTGGACCTATGAAATAGACCAGAGATGGCTCTTACAACGAACCATTAGCCTGCCTAGGATGCAGCCACTCGCCAAGGAGTTTTTCCATGTACCTGCCTCGCGCTTTCGTCGATGAAGACCTTTCCCGCCTCCACGGCGTGATGCATCACAGCCGTCTGGCCACCCTGGTGACCTGGGGCGCCCTGGGCTTGCAAGCCAGCCACCTGCCGTTGCTGCTGGACCCAGGGCAAGGTGCCAGCGGCACGCTCTATGGGCACCTGGCCAAGGCCAACCCGCAATGCGCCGAGCTGGCCAGCGGTGCCGAGGCCCTGGTGATTTTCAGCGGCGAAGACGCCTACATCAGCCCGTCGTTCTATCCGGGCAAGGCCGAACACGGCAAAGTGGTGCCCACCTGGAACTACGTGGCAGTGCACGCCTATGGCCAGCCCGAAATATTCAGCGACCCGCAGCGGTTGCTGCAGGTGGTCGAGGGCCTGACCGAACGCCATGAGGCCGGCCGCCCGCAACCGTGGAAGGTGGCCGATGCTCCGGCCGACTATGTCGATGGCATGCTCAAGGCGATTGTCGGTTTCGCCCTGCCGATCCAGCGCCTGGAGGGCAAGCGCAAGCTCAGCCAGAACCGCAATGCCGAAGACATCGCCGGGGTCCGTGAAGGCCTGGCGGCCAGCGCCGACCCGCGTGACCAGCAACTGTCGCAACTGATGGGCTGAGTGCCCGTCCAGAACAATAAAGGAGCTTTCATGAGCCAGATCCAGATCCGCCCCGTCACCGCTGCCGACCACGCCGCCTGGCTGCCGTTGTGGCAGGCCTACCTGCGCTTCTACGAAACCGAACTGCCGGACACCGTGACCCAGAGCACCTGGCAGCGTTTTCTCGATACCCGCGAACCGACCCACGCCGCCCTGGCCTGGGACGGCGAGCGCGCCGTGGGCCTGGTGCATTTCATCTACCACCGCTCCAACTGGAGCATCGAGAATGCCTGCTACCTGCAGGACCTGCTGGTGACTCCGGACCAGCGCGGCACCGGTGTCGGCCGCCAGTTGATCGAGTTCGTCTACACCCGGGCCAAGCAGGACGGCTGTGCCAAGGTGCATTGGCTGACCCACGAAACCAATGCCACGGCCATCCAGCTGTATGAGCGCATCGCCGAGCGTCCGGGCTTTATCCAGTTCCGCAAACCCCTCTGAACCCGCAAGGAGCCACTGCATGTCGATTTCTCTCGCCGATTGGAAAGGCGTCCCCGCCCCTTCGGCCACCCTGCTTGAAGGGCGCTTCATCCGTTTGGAAAGGCTCGACCCGGCGCGCCACGGCGATCAGCTGTTCCAGGTGCTGCAAGGCCCCGGCGCCGACCCGGTGCTGTGGAACTACCTGCCTTACGGCCCCTTCCCCGAGCGCGCGGTGTTCGACGCCTGGCTCGGCAATCATGCCCTGGCCAGCGATCCGTATTTCTTCACCGTGATCGACCGCGCCAGTGGCCAGGCCCAGGGCCTGATCAGCCTGATGTCCATCGTTCCGGCCCAGGGCCGCATCGAGATCGGCCACGTCACCTTCGGCGCGCCGATGCAGCGCTCGCCCAAGAGCACCGAGGCGGTGTACCTGCTGGCCAGGGAAGCTTTCGCCCTGGGCTACCGGCGCCTGGAGTGGAAATGCAACAACGACAACGCCCGCTCGCGCTATGCCGCCGAGCGTTTGGGTTTCAGCTTCGAGGGGGTGTTTCGCCAGCACATGGTGGCCAAGGGGCAGAACCGCGATACCGCGTGGTTCTCGATCCTGGATGGGGAATGGCCGGCGATCGCCAAGGGCTTCGAGCAATGGCTCAGCGATGAGAACCAGAGCGGCTCGGGGCAGCTCAAGTCTCTGGCGGAGTGTCGCGGGTAACCGGGGATTCGCCGGCAAGCCGGCGCCGAAAAGAGAGCGGTGGACCCGGCCTGGTAGAAGACCTGTAGCCGCTGCCGCAGGCTGCGACCAGGCTGGGCGGCACTCCGACGCAGCGGGCGCCGCCGTTGAAGGCCTCGGAAGGTCCTGCGGACCTTGGCGCAGCCTGCGGCAGCGGCTACAGGGGTCAGCCCAGCTTCTGCGCCAGCACCGCAATGTGCTCCGGGCCGATGCCGCAGCAACCGCCGACATGGCTGGCACCGCGCTGGTGCCAGTCCGCTACCCATCGCAGGTAACCCGGCGGATCCAGGTCTTCGCGCAGCGGGCACAGGCCGTCGTTGGCGGTGGCATCCTCGGGTTGCGGCGGGAAGGCGTTGGCGTACACGCCAATATGGATCTGCACCCCCAGGCGCTCGAAGGTGTCACGGGCCGCATCCACCGCCGCGCCTATCACTTCCGGCTGGCTGCAGTTGAACAGCAGGGTCTGCACCCCCAGTTGCGCCGCCACCGCCGCCGCGTCAGCCACCGGCTCGCCGGAACGCAGGCGTGGCACTTCATCGACGTCTTCATCCTTCAGGGTGAAGGACAGCCAGAACGGCTTGCCGTCCTTGGGCAATCCTGCGTGGATGGCTCGCGCTTCGGCGATCGAGCTTTGGGTTTCTGCGAGCCACAGGTCCACGAACGGCGCCAGTCCTTTAACCAGCGGGCTCAGCACTTCCTCGACCCGGGACGCATCGAACAGGTCCGGGCGATAGGAGCCGAACAGCGGCGGCAACGAACCCGCCACCCGCACCGGCTTGCCGGAGGCCTCCACCGCGCGGCGCGCCAGCTCACCGGCCAGGGCCGCCAGGGCCTGGCCTTCGGCGGCAAAGCGCTCTTCACCGATGTGGAACGGCACCACGGCGTAGCTGTTGCTGGTGATGACGTTGGAACCGCTGGCGATATAGGCCGCATGCACCGCCTCCACCGCCTGGGGGTCTTCGCTCAACGCCAGGGCTGACCACTCGGGCTGCCGGAACGGCGCACCACGGCGCTGCAACTCACGACCCATACCGCCATCCAGAATTACCGTGCTAACTGCGCCCATATGCTTTTTACTCATATGCTTATGAAAATAACTCACTACCGGAGTCGTTCTTATAACTATTAAATACGCACCATTCGGTTAATAACAACTCTTTTTCAGTCAGGATTCCGATGAATTTCAAACCGCTGCTGGCCCTCGGCCTGACCGTACTTGCCGCCTCCTCCCAAGCCTTCGCCGGCGCCACCTTGGAGCGTATCGAGCAGAAAAAGGAACTGGTCGGGGTGCTGATGGAAAGCTACCCGCCCTTCTCCTTCCTCAATGAGCAGAACCAGCTGGACGGTTTCGACGTCGACGTGGCCAAGGCCGTGGCCGACAAGCTCGGGGTCAAGCTGCGCCTGGAAACCCCGTCCTGGGACGTGATCGCCGCCGGACGCTGGAGCGGGCGCTATGACATCTGCATCTGCTCCATGACCCCGAGCAAGGCTCGCGCCGAGGTCTTCGACTTCCCGGTGCAGTACTACGCCTCGCCGGCGGTGATCGTGGTCAACGCCAAGGATGAGCGGATCCACGGCGCCAAGGACCTGAGCGACAAGAAGGTCGGCCTTACCGCCGCCTCCAGCTACGAGAGCTACCTGAACAAGAACCTGGTGATCGAAGGCGCGGAAGACACCCAGCTGCAATACCCCTTCGAGAACGTGCAGATCGCCCCCTACGACACCGACAACGTGGCCTTCCAGGACCTCGGCCTGGGCCCGGGCGTGCGCCTGGATGCGATCCTCACCAACCTGGTCACCGCGCAACCGCGGCTGACCCAGGATGCGCGCTTCAAGCTGGCCGGCGAGCCGCTGTACGCCGAGCCCAATTCGGTGGCCATCGAGAAAGGCGATGCGCAGTGGAACGCCAAGGTGCGTGAAGTCTTCGCCCAACTGAAGCAGGACGGCACCCTGAGCAAGCTGTCGCAGAAATGGATCGGCGCCGACATCAGCCAATGACTGCCTACACACCACCGCCGCAGCCACCACAAGCGGTGGCTGAACCGCTGCTCAAGCGCCTGCTGGGCTTTCGCAGCCGCCTGTACCTGACCTGGACGGCGCTGCTGGGGCTGTTCGCCAGCTTCTTCCTGAGCTTCGACCTGAAGTTCTCGATCATCCTCGACAAGCTGCCAAACCTGCTGGGCCTGCACCTGTCGCCCAGCGGCTTTCTCCAGGGCGCGGCGCTGACCCTGTTCCTCTGCGCCTGCTCCATCGTCGCCTCGTCGCTGCTGGGCTTTGTCACCGCCCTGGCGCGCCTGTCGTCCAGCGCCGTGGCGTTCGGCATCGCCAGCTTCTACGCCTCGTTCTTTCGCGGCACGCCGCTGCTGATCCAGATCCTGCTGATCTACCTCGGCCTGCCGCAACTGGGCGTGGTGCCGGGCGCCATCACCGCCGGGATCATCGCCCTGTCGCTGAACTACGGCGCCTACCTCAGCGAGATCTTCCGCGCCGGCCTCCTCGGCGTGCCCCACGGCCAGCGCCAGGCGGCCCTGGCCCTGGGCATGAGCGACAGCGTGATCTTCTGGCAGGTGACCCTGCCCCAGGCCATGCGCACCATCATTCCGCCGACCACCAACCAGTTCATCTCGATGCTCAAGGACTCGTCGCTGATCTCGGTGATGGGGGTCTGGGAAGTGATGTTCCTGGCCCAGTCCTATGGCCGTTCCAGCTACCGCTACATCGAGATGCTGAGCACCGCGGCGCTGATCTACTGGCTGCTGTCCATCGGCCTGGAACTGATCCAGGCGCGGATGGAAAGGCATTACGGCAAGGGTTACGCCAAGCGCGGCTGAGGCTCAGGCGAGCGCCGAAGGCCCGGGAGCACCCGGGCCCCTTTGCCCCCGCTCCGGCTCATCGAGCAGCGAACGGGCGCGGCTGGTCTTCTGCACCTTCACCACCCCCATCTGCAGGCCGAATGGCTTGAACACCGCGGTCAATGACTTGAGGGTCGGGTTGCCGTCACCGTGCTCGATGTGGATCAGGGTGCGCAGGGAGATCCGGCACATGCGGGCGAACTGGCTCTGATGCAGCCCCGTGACTTCAGTCCGCAGGCGCTTGACCGCCTCGCCAATCGGCAGGCGACCGGCCGCCATTTCCTGCTGGATGTCGTCGATCAGGGCCCCGCGTTCTTCCAGCGTCATGTTCATCGCAATCCCCACTCCTGCAGGCGTCGATCCAGGTGGCGCAGGTGAATGCGCGGATGATTCAAGGTGGCTTCGGGCAGGCCGCCGGCACTCAGCAGGTCCGGCAGGGCCCGCAGTTGTTCGGCGTCTGCGCGCAGGCGCGTGAGGGCAGCCTCGGGATCGAGCAGCGGCTTGAGGCTGGCGCACACCAGGCGCCAGTCGACCTCACCGGCCACTTCCATGCGCCCGGGCCATTTGGTGGTGCGGGCAATCCCCTGGTCATCCATGACCTTGGGCGCCAGGTCATGGATCGGCGCCAGGCGCACCCCAGCCTCAGTGCGCAGCACCGACAGCGTGCGCCCATGATTGTCGGTGTTGCCGAGGATCCTGTTGAGCAGGTCGCGCCGCAGGTAGTCCGCCACCAGCTCGGGGATCGACGCCTCCTGGCCGGCGGCGCGCCACAGTTCGGCGAGGATCCCCAGGACCTCGGTATGGCGCATGCCTTGGCCATGGCCCACCAGAGCGGCCAGGGAATAGATCGACTCCACCGCCAGACGCTCAACCCCGGCGGACGTCAGCTGGCGGTCAAAACGCTGCATCCACAGGCTTGGCCGACGCCCCTCTTCCAGCGCCAGCCCAGGCGCCGGGAACGTCTCGATACCCAGCTGCTGCAGTGCCCGGTAGTAATGGAACTCGCTTCTGAGGATGTCGCAGGCATTCGGCGAAGCCGGGTTACGGGGA
This genomic stretch from Pseudomonas sp. Os17 harbors:
- a CDS encoding ankyrin repeat domain-containing protein → MKLLSGAIARRIGIRGLGLALALLTAAPVAQAFDLDLAWFKWSGMRRNFVLDSPETATLELKPFPLPGLERVPLRIVLSQYRGLFYFNAYQDLKYRERIYKSPPVALFSPKELRACVAPGDDIPVSDIWPTSNTLVPGISLTPLSFQCKEPSEWQLSGRYLLVDQRDPQHPLLAISHRRDLSQMEFTPLQPISEETGQQWLQALETFPRWFRPFTQGRGPITINAYVPAPASNPDSLWKEFRALHEQLRTAKDKLPGIRAVEDFFVVHDFRSIASDRREYPGLLNDIAFWASQAGQLQTARPWLQEVLRRDPGRMPTYLNLADLDWALFEQRPLDNAHQGRAIEGYRVYCGLRLRRQMSIPPRVLQRLGLSAANPQACQGFWPLVDAVDAGDLTQVQRLLASGISGEVMADDGRSALLHALDAPHLDIARLLLEHGAHTSGLYNWTTLATLAMRRDLGDSPDLSQGGRLKFLIKAGVALDEPDSQGVTPLMQMAENKRSLQGFTWLLQHPQNLDRRTTDNGETALYRAFSGNNQVAMRQLIEAGANLNLSYGRGTCYNQPVGESLLTLVADKTSADAQSPSVSQQDTLELFALLLEKGADPTVGQHCEKKGYTLLLEAIARNKREDMLKVLQRYVPAPPAG
- a CDS encoding histone deacetylase family protein, whose amino-acid sequence is MLTIYSDDHHLHHGRCELIDGQLMPCFEMPSRADHVLDRVQQRNLGPVEAPRDFGLEPIERIHSRAYLDFFKGAWERWAAQGIDGDLLPYTWPARTLRSVIPTSLHGQLGYYSFDGGAPITAGTWQAAYSAAQVALTAQAHIQNGAHSAFALCRPPGHHAASDLMGGYCYLNNAAIAAQAFLDQGHRKVAILDVDYHHGNGTQSIFYERSDVLFTSIHGHPEAEFPFFLGYADECGEGAGEGFNFNYPLAAGSGWDLWSAALEQACDEIQRFGADIIVVSLGVDTFKDDPISQFKLDSPDYLAMGKRIAALGKPTLFVMEGGYAVAEIGINAVNVLEGFQSAQ
- a CDS encoding polyamine ABC transporter substrate-binding protein: MQRLKRLVIPALCASLLGTAAHAEERTLRVYNWFDYITPKALEDFKAQNSQVKLVYDIFDTNEALEAKLLTGNSGYDVVVPSNVFLAKQIEAGVFQPLDRSKLPNWNHLDPKLMKLIEANDPGNQFAVPYMYGTILIGFNPDKVKAALGDQAPVDSWDLIFKEENISKLKQCGVALLDSPSEILPLALQHLGLDPNSKKPADYEKAEALLMKIRPYITYFHSSKYMADIANGDICVAVGYSGSFSQAANRAKEAKNGVTVDMRLPKEGAPIWFDMLAIPKGAKDPQDAYTFINYLLQPQVIAPVSDFVGYPNPNKDATELVDPSIRNNPNLYPTAAAMNTLYTLQPLPRDAERARTRAWTKIKSGT
- a CDS encoding YeeE/YedE family protein; protein product: MSQTLSLAPERKFGAPLCALLLLVLGALFLQVQVGARQVLLLLLGAALGLTLYHAAFGFTSAWRVFIRDRRGAGLRAQMVMLALAVLLFFPALGAGSLFGQPVVGLVAPAGVSVIVGAFIFGIGMQLGGGCASGTLFTVGGGNARMLVTLAFFICGSLLATQHVDWWFALPSLPPISIVQSFGVGPALGLSLCLFALIALLTQTLEKRRHGRLEAPVASPHQGWRRLLRGPWPLVWGAVALALLNFATLALAGRPWGITSAFALWGAKVASGLGVDVGSWVFWQSAANAKALAAPVWQDITSVMDIGIVLGALLAAGLAGRFAPSLKIPARSLVAAVIGGLLLGYGSRLAYGCNIGAYFSGIASGSLHGWLWLVAAFIGNGVGVRLRPWFFAAERSPQGLSGC